The Campylobacter vicugnae DNA window TAGGATTAGACTATGACCCTAAGCAACACTTAGCATATATTGATAGTTGGGTTAAAATTCTAAAAGATAAACCAACCGAGATTTTTAGAGCGACTGCAGACGCTACAAAGATAGTTGGCTTTATTAATGAATTAAATATTGAAAAAAATCAAATTAAAAATATAGAAAAACAAATTGAAATAAACACGGATTTGGAGGTAAATATGACTACTAAAAAAACATATTTATATGTTCCTTTTACGCAAAAAGATGAAGCTAAAAAGGTTGGTGCAAAATGGGATAAAGAATCTAAAATGTGGTATGCTCCAAAAGGCGTAGATTTAAATAAATTTAAAAAATGGCAAACATCTCAAGAGCAAACTACTGATAATATAAATGCTATAGATGAATTTAAAGCAGCATTAAATAATGCTGGATTAAATATTGATGGCGATCCTATAATGGACGGCAAATTACACAGAGTAAGCGTATATGGAGACAGAGGAAATGAGAAAAGTGGAGCTTATGTAGGATATTTAAACGGACACCCTGCTGGCTATATACAAAACTACAAAACAGGAATTAAAGAAAACTGGAAAAGCTCCGTATCAAATAATAATGCAAAAAATCAAGAGATAGAATTTAAAAATGCTATTGAAACAAACAAAGCAATAAAAGAATCAAGAGAAGCTGAATTATCAGCAGCTTATGAGAAGACAGCTAAAAAGCTTCAAGATGAATATGAGAACGCAAAATGGGCTAACAAAGAACACCCCTATTTAAAAAGCAAAGGTTTTGATAAAAATTTCTATCTAAAACAAGACAAACACGGCAATTTACTTATTCCATTAAGAGATATTGATGGAAAACATTGGGCAACACAGAGAATTTTTTCAAATGGCGATAAAATGATAGGAGCGACTAGAACAAAAGAAGAAAAAGAACAAGGTATAGAATACCCAGCTAAAAAACAGGGTAATTTTTTCTTACTTGGTGCAAAAAATCTTGATAATGTAAAAGAAGTATATGTATGTGAGGGCTTTGCAACTGCTGCTAGTGTATATGAAGCTACTAAAACACCTAGCATAATGGGAGTTGATGCTGGAAATTTAGAAATAGTAATTACTAATATACAAAAAAAATATCCAAAAATGGAAATTATAATTGCTGCTGACAATGATATAAAAAAAGAATTAGATAATGGGATAAATGTTGGAAAAAATACAGCTCTTGGGATACAAAAGAAATATCCAGAAATTAAAGTAGCACTACCTAAATTTACAAAAGAAGAAATCCAAAAAGGTTGTAGTGATTTTAATGATTTAGCAAAAAGTAGAGGACTAGAGGAAATCAAAAAACAACTAAAGGAGCAAGTAGCAAAACAACTTTCAGTAGAAAAAGTAACTACTAATGTTAAAGAGATAAAAAAAGATTTATCTGTTAAAAAAGACTTTAGTCTATCCATGTAAGGCAAATACATGAAAAAAGAGACAAATCAGACTCTAGTCTATATACTTGCAATTAGCGGTATTGTTATTTCGTTTATAGTGCTTAGTTCATTTGCCACGCAATATTTAGCTAGGTCTTTTAATTATTCAAAAGATTTAGGAGAACCGCTATTTTATGGTCTATATAATCCTTTCAATTGGATTTTTTGGAGTTTGAAATATCAACCTTATTATCCTGATTTTTTTACCAAATTTCTTATGATAATGCAGATAGTTGTAGCAGCCCCATTTTTAGTATTTATTATAATCAAACTAGCATTTCTAAGAAAAGCAAAAGCAATAAAAGACTTGCATGGATCTGCTCATTGGGCAACTATAGAAGAAGTTAAAGAAAGTGGTGTATTTAATAAAGAAAAAGGAGTGTATATAGGCGGTTTTCAACATGAAAAAATGCTTTATTATTTAAGACATGACGGTCCAGAGCATGTAATGGTTTTTGCACCAACAAGAAGCGGTAAAGGCGTGAGCCTACTTTTACCTACACTTTTATCTTGGGAAGAATCTGCACTTATTTTTGATATTAAAGCTGAACTTTGGTCTTTAACTGCTGGTTGGCGACAAAAATACGCCAAAAATAAAGTACTAAAATTAGATCCAACTTGTTTAGATGATAGTGCTGTAAAATTTAATATTTTAGAAGAGATAAGAATAGGAACGCTGCACGAGATCAAAGACACTCAAAATATTGCAATCAATCTCATTTTTAAAGGTGAAACGCCACCTACTAATCCTGCTCAAGGTAGCACATCTTATTTTAAAAGTGAAGCGGGAAATTTCTTAGTTTCAATTATACTTTATGCTTTGCATTTAAAAAAATATCAAAGTGAGAGCACCCCGAACCTAACCGATATTTATAAATTTATTAATGATCCAAATCAAAGTATCGATGAATTATTAGAAGAAATGGTTGAATGCGATATTTCCACAATGGATAAAAATACACAAGAAATTATACAAAGTATATCAAGATCAATGAAAAATAAAGCCGCACAAGAATTAAGCGGTGTAATAGGAACAGCTTCAGAAGCTTTAAATCTTTATATTGATCCTATCTTAGCAAAGAATACAGCAAAAAGCGATTTTAAAATCAAAGATCTAATGAATCATGATAGTCCTATTAGTCTTTATTTGATTATTCCACCAGGGCAAAAAAATAGGTTGCGTCCTTTTTTTAATTTGCTTGTTAATCAAATTTTTAGAACCTTAACAGACGATTCTCTAAAATTTGAAAATGGAGAAAATATAAAGAGTTACAAACATAAAATGCTAGTGTTAGCCGATGAGCTAACTATATTTGGAAAATTAGGAGTGCTTGAAGAAAATCTTGCCTATATGGCAGGATATGGAATGAAGTTTTACGGATCTATTCAAGATATACAACAACTTTATTCTATTTATGGTGAAAAAGAAACAATTATTTCAAATTGCCACGTAAGAATAGCATTTGCACCAAACAAAGTAGAAACAGCAAAGCTATTATCAGAAATGAGCGGAATTACAACCATTATTAAAAAATCGCTTACGAGCTCTGGAAAAAGAACCGCAATAATGCTTGGCAATGTAAGCGAAACCTTACAAGAAGTACAACGCCCATTAATTACAGCTGATGAATGTATGAGATTGCCTTCTGCTAAAAAAGATAAAGATGACAAAATAATTGCTCCTGGCGATATGCTAATTTTTATTGCAGGACAATCACCTATTTATGGCAAGCAAATCTTATATTTTAAAGACGATATATTCTTAGCAAGATCGAAAGTGCCATTAAAACCAAATATAAGCGATAAATTAAATTAAAGGAAAAAGACATGACTAATATTCATTTTATACTTAACGGAAAAGGCGGAATAGGAAAAAGTTTCATTTCATCATTAATTTGCCAATATTTGTTATTTAAATCCCAAACAATTACTGCAATAGATACAGATCCAAATAATACAACTTTGTTTAATATAAAAGCTATAAAAGCTAAATTTTTACAACTAATAGATGAAGATGGCAAATTTGATAATAGGGCATTTGACAAAATTATAGAACTAGCAGCAGATAAAAAAACGAATAACTATATAGTAGATAGTGGTGCGACTACTTTTATTCCCTTAATTGATTATCTAAAAGAAAATGAAGCAATTGAAATTTTAAAAGCAAATGAAATTGATGTATATATGCACATTCCTATTGTTGGTGGTCAATCAAAAGATGATACCATATTAGGGCTTAGACAATTAGTAGAAGCTTTTGATTGTAGTTTTATTGTTTGGATTAACGAATATCATGGAGCTATCAAGGACTTTGAAGAAAATCCAGAATATATAGCTATTAAAGATAAAATAAAAGCAATTATATATTTAAATGCAGTAAATAAAGACACATTTGGCAAAGATTTACTAGAATTAACAAGTAAGAATTTAACATTTGATGAAGCTATGAATGATAAAAGCTTTTCTCTAATGTCAAAACAAAGACTAAAAATTTTTAAAGACAAAGCCTTTAAGCAGCTTGAAATAATAATCTAAAATGAATTATCTAAATAATAGTTATTTAATAGTGTTTAGCTATCAAATAACTATTTTATTAATATTTTATTATTATTATTTAACTATAATACAAAAATATCTTAAAAGGAGAAAAAATGACATATCCAGAAGTGCATAGTTTAGAAGAAAGTTTAGCAATACTTAAAAAATATAAAGATGATGTAAATAAGGAAGATTATGAAGGTATAAAATCTGTTATAAGTAATCATGCGATAGAGAGTATTTACATGAATGAATTAGATATTATCGCTATGATAAAACAAAGTGCTTTAAAGTTAAGTGCTGATGAAATCATTGCTGAATATAAGGAAAAGGGATTTGTAGAATATGAAAGAAAACAATGAAGAACTTTTTAAAAGATTAATTACAGATAATAAACTCGGTATAAAAGATGAAAAATTATTTGATAAAGAATCAAGATTTTATACTGGTTTAAGAGAAAGAGAGCTTACGCTCAATCCTATCAAAGGCAATTTCGATTATCAGCACTTAAAAAATATACATAAACATATTTTTCAAGATGTATTTCACTGGGCTGGAAAAGATAGAATGGAAGTAGGCTTGCATGGAAATTTTGGAAAATATGCACCAAATGGAACAATTACTAATTTTGTTCCTGGAAAAGATTTAAATGCAACCGCTCAACAAATTTTTACTTGGCTTAAAGAAGACAATTACTTAAAAAATTCAAAAGATCTTAACGATTTTGCAAAGAACTTAGCCGAATTTGCTAGAAACCTAAATTCTTTGCACCCCTTTAGAGAAGGTAACGGCAGAACTCAAAGAATATTTTTAAATGAATTGGCTAAAAATGCAGGTTATAAACTTGATTTAAATTTAATACCAAAAGATAAAATGATAATGGCATCTGTAGAAGCTTCACAATTGAAATTAGGAAAACTAGAAGCCTTAATAAAAACAAATCTAAAAAGCTTTAAGCAAAATTTAGAAAAAGAAAATACATTAGGCTTATCCCTATGTTAATTACTATTGTAAAAATAATGTTTAACTATTAAAAAACTATTGTTTTAATATTGTATAACTATGAAAAAATTTATTTTTATTATGATATTATCATTTATATTTCTTACCATACTTTTATATCTATGCAACATAAAAATCAACACCACAAAATCAATGCCTATTGGAATATATCAAACATATAATAATGATAATATTTTACCTGGAGATATTGTGACTTTTAATTATCAAGATATAAATTTTCTAAAAAAAGTAGTTGCTGTTGCTGGAGACTATGTAGAGATTAAAGATTCTAAAATATTTGTCAATCACAAACTTATAAAAGATAGTCAAATATTTAAATTCGATAGTAATCATAATGTTTTACCAACTTTATCTTTTAGTGGGGTTTTAAAGAATAATGAAATTTTTGTTTTAGGAGAACATATTAAGAGTTTTGATAGCAGATATTTTGGAGTATTAGATATTCAAAAAAACAGTGTAAAAAAAGCAAAAGAAATACTGACTTGGAGTGATAAATGAAAAAAGATGAGATGATAAAAATCATTGCAGATAAGCATAAACTTATCCTTGATGAAAATGATCCTATATTTGCAGTTATAACCGCTAACGAGCTATTATTTGATGACTTTATATCAAAGATAGATAGATATTTTATTAAACAAAAAGCTGATTTAGAAACCTATAAAACAAATATCTTAGCAGAGTTAAGAGAATATGCACAAACAACCAAAGACAGCTTAAAAAATATAACTATACAAGAAATTACAACTGAGCATAAAGAGATTATTGTAGATAAAAATCAGCTATCAAATAGTAAAATATTTCTTATTGTAGCAGTTCAAATTATATTCCTTTTAGTCGGACTTATTATAGGAATTAGTATCTAGTTAAATAATATTTATATAATAGTATTTAGCTATTAAAAAACTATGTTTTTAATATTAAATTAATATTTTTAAGATATAATTTCTTTAAATTTAATTTTAAAGGTTGTTGTATGATTATTTCGATAATCAATGAAAAAGGTGGAAGTGGAAAAACTACTCTAGCAGTAAATTTAGCTGCTAGACTTGCTGAAGATGGTGATAATACTCTCTTAATCGACGCAGATCCACAACGCTCTACTGAGGTGTTTTCAGATATGAGAAGTCAATCAGGACTAATTCCACTTTTTTCTAATGTATCAAAAACAGGTATAAGCTTAGGTGATGAGATCAAAAGAATGCGGAATAATTTTGATAGCATTATCATTGATACAGGTGGTAGGGATAGCAAAGAAATGCGTAAAGCTATATTATCATCTGATATTATAATAATTCCAACGATTCCTAGTCAGTATGATGTAAATGTATTAGACCACATGCTAGATATTTATAGTGAAGTTAAAGATCTAAATCCAAATTTAATTGCTTTAA harbors:
- a CDS encoding zincin-like metallopeptidase domain-containing protein, which produces MKNKDFIQETADKIITALENGTAPWIKPWKAIDLQNTLPYNPTTGKEYNGINSINLMLQGYSDPRWLTYNQAKSLNAQVKKGEKSTLIQYWQFSEIVDKLDEMGKPILNENGEIEKIEIPLETPKVFFANVFNAQQIENMPKLETKPQIDEFKIIEAAENIIKNSGAKIVHKGNNAYYQPNSDTITLPPKESFISESAYYATALHELGHWSGHESRLNRDLNHPFGSDGYAKEELRAEISSFLNSGKLGLDYDPKQHLAYIDSWVKILKDKPTEIFRATADATKIVGFINELNIEKNQIKNIEKQIEINTDLEVNMTTKKTYLYVPFTQKDEAKKVGAKWDKESKMWYAPKGVDLNKFKKWQTSQEQTTDNINAIDEFKAALNNAGLNIDGDPIMDGKLHRVSVYGDRGNEKSGAYVGYLNGHPAGYIQNYKTGIKENWKSSVSNNNAKNQEIEFKNAIETNKAIKESREAELSAAYEKTAKKLQDEYENAKWANKEHPYLKSKGFDKNFYLKQDKHGNLLIPLRDIDGKHWATQRIFSNGDKMIGATRTKEEKEQGIEYPAKKQGNFFLLGAKNLDNVKEVYVCEGFATAASVYEATKTPSIMGVDAGNLEIVITNIQKKYPKMEIIIAADNDIKKELDNGINVGKNTALGIQKKYPEIKVALPKFTKEEIQKGCSDFNDLAKSRGLEEIKKQLKEQVAKQLSVEKVTTNVKEIKKDLSVKKDFSLSM
- a CDS encoding type IV secretory system conjugative DNA transfer family protein, which encodes MKKETNQTLVYILAISGIVISFIVLSSFATQYLARSFNYSKDLGEPLFYGLYNPFNWIFWSLKYQPYYPDFFTKFLMIMQIVVAAPFLVFIIIKLAFLRKAKAIKDLHGSAHWATIEEVKESGVFNKEKGVYIGGFQHEKMLYYLRHDGPEHVMVFAPTRSGKGVSLLLPTLLSWEESALIFDIKAELWSLTAGWRQKYAKNKVLKLDPTCLDDSAVKFNILEEIRIGTLHEIKDTQNIAINLIFKGETPPTNPAQGSTSYFKSEAGNFLVSIILYALHLKKYQSESTPNLTDIYKFINDPNQSIDELLEEMVECDISTMDKNTQEIIQSISRSMKNKAAQELSGVIGTASEALNLYIDPILAKNTAKSDFKIKDLMNHDSPISLYLIIPPGQKNRLRPFFNLLVNQIFRTLTDDSLKFENGENIKSYKHKMLVLADELTIFGKLGVLEENLAYMAGYGMKFYGSIQDIQQLYSIYGEKETIISNCHVRIAFAPNKVETAKLLSEMSGITTIIKKSLTSSGKRTAIMLGNVSETLQEVQRPLITADECMRLPSAKKDKDDKIIAPGDMLIFIAGQSPIYGKQILYFKDDIFLARSKVPLKPNISDKLN
- a CDS encoding nucleotide-binding protein yields the protein MTNIHFILNGKGGIGKSFISSLICQYLLFKSQTITAIDTDPNNTTLFNIKAIKAKFLQLIDEDGKFDNRAFDKIIELAADKKTNNYIVDSGATTFIPLIDYLKENEAIEILKANEIDVYMHIPIVGGQSKDDTILGLRQLVEAFDCSFIVWINEYHGAIKDFEENPEYIAIKDKIKAIIYLNAVNKDTFGKDLLELTSKNLTFDEAMNDKSFSLMSKQRLKIFKDKAFKQLEIII
- a CDS encoding Fic/DOC family protein translates to MKENNEELFKRLITDNKLGIKDEKLFDKESRFYTGLRERELTLNPIKGNFDYQHLKNIHKHIFQDVFHWAGKDRMEVGLHGNFGKYAPNGTITNFVPGKDLNATAQQIFTWLKEDNYLKNSKDLNDFAKNLAEFARNLNSLHPFREGNGRTQRIFLNELAKNAGYKLDLNLIPKDKMIMASVEASQLKLGKLEALIKTNLKSFKQNLEKENTLGLSLC
- a CDS encoding S26 family signal peptidase — protein: MKKFIFIMILSFIFLTILLYLCNIKINTTKSMPIGIYQTYNNDNILPGDIVTFNYQDINFLKKVVAVAGDYVEIKDSKIFVNHKLIKDSQIFKFDSNHNVLPTLSFSGVLKNNEIFVLGEHIKSFDSRYFGVLDIQKNSVKKAKEILTWSDK
- a CDS encoding conjugal transfer protein TraM — protein: MKKDEMIKIIADKHKLILDENDPIFAVITANELLFDDFISKIDRYFIKQKADLETYKTNILAELREYAQTTKDSLKNITIQEITTEHKEIIVDKNQLSNSKIFLIVAVQIIFLLVGLIIGISI
- a CDS encoding AAA family ATPase; protein product: MIISIINEKGGSGKTTLAVNLAARLAEDGDNTLLIDADPQRSTEVFSDMRSQSGLIPLFSNVSKTGISLGDEIKRMRNNFDSIIIDTGGRDSKEMRKAILSSDIIIIPTIPSQYDVNVLDHMLDIYSEVKDLNPNLIALILVNRVSPNPFLVKELENLKDYIKDAKNEKQLTNVEIFTSVIYERQAYRKAVIDGKSLKEFCKEDDKALTDFEEFYQELLKLAEIKLKG